The genomic interval TGTTTTTCTTTTTATTCTACGAAAATAATCTTTAATATTTTGATCAAATCGGTATTTGTCTTCTATTTGCTGAATTTCTCCGATACAAAGTTCCACTATTGTATTGGCAAGAACTCGGTGTGCTTCTGGCTTATTTATCTCACTCATAATTTCTATCGATCGAGCAAAAATATAATCCCCTGTATACATTGCAACCTTATTATCCCACTTAGCTTTTATAGTTGGCTGACCTCTTCTTAAATCTGAATCATCTATTACATCATCGTGAACTAACGATGCCATATGAATTAATTCTAATGAGATAGCAGCCTTTTTTATTTTATGAATATCGTAATTCCCAAACTGTCCCGCAAGCAATACGAATATTGGTCGAATTCTTTTTCCGCCTGCTTGTAATAAATGTAATGAGGATTCTCGCAAAATAATGGAGTTTGCATGAACTGTTTCTTCTAATGCTTCCTCAATTTTTTCTATATCAGAATTCAAAAATGAGTACATCATTTTTAATTTCACTAACTACCACCCAACTTGTATCGATATTTTGAAATAATTATGTATTTTTTTACTACACCTTAAAACATGTAGATTTATAATATGTTTCAATAAGTGAGCAGTCATCATTCACTTCCCTTTTCATAGGCAAATTCTATTCTCATTTGTTTACCTAATCCCACTGGAGTCTTAAGTGTATTTCAGGCTGCTCAGTATTTCTAATTAATTTATTTTTGAAAAACAACAATCTTTAAGAAAACAACCATTGCTTAAAACCTTTCTTAAAAACAAAATCTATTCTTAATGACTTCCAACTCTATAAATAATAATTAGTAATGTTCACTTTTTACTTATAACCGAAGTGAACTGCTGCCACGCCGCCAAAATAAGGCTTATAGCCTACTTTCTTCAAGCCTGCTTCTTCAAACATAGTAGCAAGTTCTTTCATACCTGGAAAGTCACGTGCAGATTCTTGTAGCCATGAATATTCCTTATAGCTTTTGGCAAATAGTTTACCGAAAAGTGGCATGATATAGCTAAAATATAAATAATAACCTTGTCTAAAAATAGGCATGGTTGGCTGTGATGTTTCTAGACAAACAACCATCCCCCCAGGTTTTACTACTCTTCTCATTTCTTTTAAAACGGTTAAATAGTCTGGAACATTTCGTAAACCAAAGCCGATTGTGACGAAATCAAAATGATTATCAGCAAATGGCAATTCCATTGCATTCCCATGAATTAGTTGTATGTTTTGATAGTCAGTTGTTTTTTGTTTCCCAATGCTTAACATATTTTCACTAAAATCAAGACCAATCACTTGTCCATTAGGTCCAACTTGCTCCGCTAAGCTAATGGTCCAATCAGCCGTTCCACAGCATACATCTAAACACATTGCGCCTTTTGGGACATTCATACGTTTCATCGTATCTTTCCGCCATAATTTATGCTGCTGAAAGCTAATAACGGAATTCATTTTATCATAGTTACCATAAATCTTTTCAAATACATTATGTACCTTTTCTTCTTTAGACTGCTGCTCTTGCATTTTTTACCCTTCCTCTACGTACAATTGTTGTTTGTTTATTACATTTAATAACTGACAGACATTTTCTCGAAACTCAGCTTGTAATGCAGGAAGATTTTCTAGTAACTCTTCTACGCGAGAGCTTGACTCTTTAATATATTTATCTAACACTGCATCTTTATTATTTAATGCTATTAAATGGTTATTATTCTCATACTTACAAAAAGCCTCTACCACCATTGAAGTGTTTGTATGATAAAATAACTCTTTTTCTTTTCGGATTCGATGAAGAAATACGGTTTCCTCAACCAAAGCTTTCCATCCATCCAAGTGATAAAAGTCCACAAGTTTTTGGATTAATGCACCTTCGATATTTTTTAAACTCTTTATTACTTGATCTATATTTTTGGCATTATGATGGTAAAAATATATTTTATTCTCATTAACCTCTTTAATGCCTTCTGCTAAAAATTTCAGCATTTTAAAGTCTTCCATTTCAGCCAATATTTTATAATATTGTCCACTGTATAAATCACCTGCTAATACAGTTAACTGTCTATTTCTTTCATTCCCTTTATGCATCTTTTCATTTGTTACTAGCTCATGGGTATCAAGGGCAATCTGAATAAGTGTAATAGTTGTTGCGTATGTAATAATATCTTGTTTTTTTATATTTGCCTGTAATAAGACAGATATTGTTAGTAATAGCTTCTGCTCATCCAAATTCGGATTTGGTATATGTTTTTGCAAATAATGATTCGCGGTTTTCTCAGCCACTCTTATTTTTACTCTCTCTAATAATTCTTGTATAGCCATAACATCACCCTTGTTCCCCATTTATTCCAATATTCGCGGTTATCTATTCATACTCTTTTATAAATTGTTGACTTTCTGATTCAAAACCATTCAAGGATTCCAATCTTATTCCTAAAAAAATCAATAGTCTATAAAAGAGCTTTTCCATTTCTATCACATATTCTAAATATTATATCACAAGAGAATGTAAAGGGATAGAATAGCTACTTAGGAAAGAATTTTCTCTCTTAATCAAATTTATCTACTCATTTTGAGTACTAAGTTTTATCTCGTTTCTTCTAAAAAATCGCATAAAAAAACCGCGATAATTTCGCGGTTTTAGTGAAATACTATTATTGTATGTAATTATTATTTCACTGCATCTTTAAGTGCTTTACCTGGTTTAAAAGCAGGAACTTTACTTGCTGCGATTTCAATTTCTTCACCAGTTTGTGGGTTACGACCTTTACGAGCCGCACGCTCACGTACCTCAAAGTTACCAAAACCGATAAGTTGTACTTTATCACCATCTTTTAAAGCATTCAAGATTGTATCGAAAACAGCGTCAACTGCTTTAGTAGCGTCCTTTTTTGATAGTTCACTTGCTTCAGCAACTGCATTGATTAATTCTGTCTTGTTCATGCCTTTCACCTCCTCCCGAGTGTTTCAAATAAAAGCTTAAAATTAGTTTCATATCTTTATTTGTAAACAAATTAACGGAATTATATACGTCTTACCGAATTTTTTCTTAAATGACATATATTTGTACACTCAAAGAATTATTCAAGTATAAAGCAACTTAAATCTTTTAAGAAAGATTAAGAAACCTTATATAACGCTAATTCCTTTAAAAGATTATCATAATCATTTATGCATATCAAGAAATTTTATATATTGATAGCAATATTTTCTCATTTTGAAATAAAAGCGTAACATTACACCCATATAATTACCATTTTAACCCAAAATTAAACTTACTACATTACTAATTGGAAGTAGTTTTTATTAAAAAAAATAGTGGTATAAGATAAAAAAGCTTTCTTACTATTTAAAAAGTATGATGACAGATTCGTTCTACTATATATACGCTGAGGGGTAAAGCAAAGTATTTTTCTACGTTTTAGCAAAGAATTTTCCTTACTCTAATAAAAATGCCCATACACACACAAAAAAAAGAACCCTAAAAATAGAGTTCTTACAAAATAATTGCTATTAGTCCACCAGATCCTTCATTGATAATTCTTTCTAATGTTTCTTTCAATTTATAGCGAGCATTTTCTGGCATAAGGGAAAGCTTAGCCTGAATTCCTTCTCGGACAATAGAGCTTAAGCTTCGTCCAAAGATATCTGAATTCCAAATAGATAATGGATCATCTTCAAAATCCTGCATTAAGTATCTAACTAATTCCTCACTTTGTTTTTCAGATCCAATAATTGGCGCAAATTCACTTTCTACATCTACCTTAATCATATGGATAGACGGCGCAACAGCTTTAAGCCTAACTCCAAATCTTGAGCCCTGACGGATAATTTCTGGTTCATCTAAGCTCATATCTACTAAAGATGGAGCTGCTATCCCGTAGCCTGTTTGCTTCACCATTTTTAATGCATCTGAAATTTGATCATATTCCGTTTTTGCATGAGCAAAATCTTGCATCAATTCTAGTAGATGGTCTTTTCCTCTAATCTCAACCCCTACAATTTCTTTCAAAATATCATCATATAACTCATCTGGTGCAAATAGATCAATTTCCGCAATCCCTTGCCCCATTTCAATTCCTGCAAGACCTGCATTTTCAATAAATTCATATTCACTAAATTGAGATACTACTCTATCTACATCTCTTAATCTCTTAATGTCTTTTACTGTTTCTTTCACTGCTTCTTGATAATTATCTCTTAACCAATGATTTTCTCTTAATACCATTACCCAGCTTGGCAAATTAACATTAACTTCCAAAACCGGAAACTCGAATAATGCTTCACGCATCACATTTAAGACATCTGTTTCGCGCATACTTTCTACACTCATAGCAATTACTGGGATGTCGTATTTCTCAGAAAGCTCATTCTTTAATGCCTCCGTATTAGGATGATACGGCTGTGCGCTGTTTATAATCATAATAAACGGTTTTCCAACCTCTTTTAGTTCTTCAATTACTCTATTCTCAGCCTCTAGATAATTGCTTCTCGGAATGTCCCCAATTGTACCATCTGTAGTAATGACTACTCCAATTGTACTGTGTTCTTGAATTACCTTTCTAGTTCCGATTTCAGCAGCTTCATGAAATGGAATAGGCTCTTCATACCAAGGTGTATTTATCATTCTCGGTCCATTCTCATCCTCATACCCTTGTGCTCCAGGTACTGTATAGCCAACACAATCAACAAGCCTAATATTCACTTCTAATCCATCATCTACTTTAATAGAGGCCGCTTGATTCGGAACGAACTTCGGTTCTGTTGTCATAATTGTTTTTCCTGCTGCACTTTGAGGAAGCTCATCTTTTGTTCGTGTTCTTTCCCCTTCATTTTCCATATTCGGAATGACAACTAATTCCATGAATTTTTTTATAAAAGTTGATTTTCCAGTACGTACTGCACCTACTACACCTAAGTAAATATCACCGCCCGTTCTTTCGGCAATATCTTTAAAAATATTTACCTTTTCCAAGTGATCCCCTCCTGAACTTTTCCTAGTACATGGGATAGAATTATCCATTTAATACTATTAGACAATATATATTTATGATGTTGTCCTATCTCTTTATGACTTATTTTTTATTTTTCCTCCTTTTTTTTTGCTAGTTTTTATATTTACATAGCAAGTTAATTGTTTATGAACGCATAAATGGTCCCCAATGATACGTTTTATTTGTTACTCGAACTAGCATCATTCATATAAAGGCAATCATTATCCCATTAATCTTTTATGCATAAAATAAAAAACCTTCTCTTCAATATATACAAGAAGAGAAGGGATATGACATTTTTGTTTGGAAAAGAGATAGAAATGAGACAAGGATGGGATGAATAAAGTTCGTAAGCATAGTCTATTAAGAATTGCAAACTCATTCTTGACATCATAACGGTCATAAAATGTCTCATTTAGACTGACGTGGAAACGTATCATTCAACCCTCCTTCATTGTAATTATAGGCAAAAAATATTGGATAAAACAAAAAAATCAAAGTAAAAAGTAGGGGAAACTTCTTACTTTGATTATTCATTGACTATTTGACCCAAACCCTGTTCATTCCACTAGGTTGCTTCAAAGCATTTTATGTTATTACTTACATTTTCGATCCATTAAAACGCCTATATTTGCATAAAAAGATTCCTTTTTCATCCTTTTATAAAAAAGGATTTACGAATACACATCTTTTTCTTATTCTATGTATTGGGAGGCAAGAATGTTTATTAAATCTTCCATTTCATTTGTTTTCCCTCTTGCCATTAGGCTCTCTACAGCCCCTTTTGCATCTTGACCATTAAATAAAATTTGGTATAGGGCATTGGTAATAGGCATACTTACATCGTATTTTTCAGACAGTTGTTGTGCTGCTTTTGTTGTACGAATCCCTTCCACAACCATTCCCATTTTATCTAGAACTTCTTCTAACTTTTGACCTTTTCCAAGCATATTACCTGCTCTCCAGTTTCTAGAATGGACACTTGTACAAGTAACAATCAAATCTCCAATTCCAGTCAGACCTGCAAATGTGAGCGGATTCGCACCCATTCTCGTTCCTAGTCTTGCCATTTCTGCAAGGCCTCTTGTGATCAATGCAGCCTTCGCATTGTCACCAAACCCTAAACCATCAGCAATCCCTGCACAAACAGCAATTATATTTTTTAATGCTCCGCCAATTTCAACACCAATTAAATCTGGATTTGTATAAACTCGAAAATTATGATTAATAAATAAATCCTGTACTAGCTCCGCTTCAGTCATATTCTTAGAGGATACTGTAACGGTCGTAGGGTGACGTAGACTCACTTCCTCCGCATGACTAGGGCCTGATAGTACAACAATGCTTTTACGCTTATTTTCAGGTATCTCTTCCTCGAGTATTTCAGAAATTCGCATTAATGTTCCAGGTTCTATTCCTTTACTAACATGAACGAATGTTTTCGGCCCATTAATATATGGCAGCAATTGCGAAGTTACCTCACGCATCGCTTTTGTTGGTACAGCCAAAATAATAAAATCTACATCACGTACACTTTCTTCTAAAGAAGTAGTTCCCACTACTTCTTTAGGCAAGGTAATATCGGGTAAATATTTGCTATTTACATGGAGGCTATTTATCCCAGCAATAGTTTTCTCATCTTTACCCCAAATACGGACACTGTGACCATTGTCGCCAAGTACTAATGAAAGTGCTGTTCCCCAGCTACCAGCGCCAATCATCGCTACGGATTTTTTATCTTTCATCATTCTTAACACCTCTTTTATTTTCTTTCTCTTGCAAAGATTTTAATCGGAGTTCCTTCAAAACCAAATGCATCTCTAATTCGATTTTCTAAAAATCGCTCATAAGAAAAGTGAAGTAATTCTGGATCATTTACAAACACTACAAAGGTTGGCGGTCCAACAGCAACTTGCGTAGTATAATATATTTTTAGTCGTTTTCCTTTGTCTGTTGGAGTAGGATTCATTGCTACAGCGTCCATAATGACATCATTTAACACACTAGTTTCTACTCTGCGCGTATGATTTTCGCTAGCAACTTTAATCATTGGTATTAAAGTATGAATACGTTTTTTCGTTTTAGCAGAAAGGAAAACAATTGGAGCATAATCCAAAAATAAGAAATGTTCCCTAATGTTTTGTTCAAAAGTTTTCATTGTTTTCTCGTCTTTTTCTACTGCATCCCATTTATTGACAACAATAATAATAGCTCTTCCAGCCTCATGTGCATATCCAGCTATTTTTTTATCCTGTTCAATAATTCCTTCTTCTCCATCAATGACAACTAAAACAACATCCGATCTTTCAATTGCACGTAATGCTCTTAATACACTGTATTTTTCTGTAGACTCGTATACTTTTCCTTTTTTTCTCATTCCTGCAGTATCAATAATTACGAACTCTTCGCCATTAACCGTTACCTCAGAATCAATTGCATCGCGCGTTGTTCCCGCTACATTACTTACAATTACACGATCTTCCCCTAACATTGCATTTACTAAAGAAGATTTTCCAACGTTAGGTCTCCCAATTAGAGAAAATTTTATAACATCATCATCATAATCCTTTGTATCGCGCTTTGGAAAATGCTTTGCAGCTTCATCCAATAAATCCCCAAGACCTAAACCATGTGATCCTGAAATTGGAAATGGTTCTCCAAAACCTAACGCATAAAAATCATAAATTTGATCTCTCATATCAGGATTATCAACTTTATTGACTGCAAGTACTACAGGTTTTTTTGCCTTATATAAAATTTTTGCAACTTCTTCATCTGCAGAAGTAACGCCTTCACGACCATTTGTTATAAAGATAATAACATCTGCTTCTTCTATTGCTATCTCCGCCTGCATGCGAATTTGATCTAAAAATGGTTCATCTCCTATATCAATACCACCTGTATCAATAAGGTTAAAATCATGGTTTAACCATTCTGCTGAACTATAGATGCGATCTCTCGTTACACCTGGTATATCTTCTACAATTGAAATACGTTCTCCTACTATCCGATTAAAGATAGTCGATTTCCCTACATTAGGTCGTCCAACTATCGCAATAACTGGTTTAGCCATCGCTATCATTCCCTTCACACATTTATCATTTATCCATGCAACATGATTCCTCGGCAATGAGCCCTTCAAAGCTAGGTAATCAAGGTGTTAAAGAACATTCTTAGATTATTTATTAGTTTATGAACGCAAGCACTTAAAAATTGTACCTTACGCTTTTATAGCTTCGTCTACAATAGAATTCTTTATCAGTCGAACTTGTTGTTTTTTAGTAAAAAACTGCTTATCAATCATGCTTAGATAGGAATTTTAGATTCCTAATAAAATATAGCAATAATAAAGCAAAATGAAAAACTTATTCATAAGATTCTAAACAGAATGAAACCAATAATCAATTGCTCAAGTAATACCCTTTAACAAAAAATCGTAAAAATAGGGGCTAACCCTAAGTAGTGAGGCAGACCCCTAACTAAAACATTTTATCAAAGAGATGATATACTAGCAACCTAAAACTGTATTTCTTTTTGTGTAACCATTTATTTTTTTAGATTTTTAAGACATTTAATGTTTTACAATAATATAAACTTCCTCTCCAATTTTATGAGCAATACCATCTAATATAGCTTCTAAGTTAGTGGCCACCTTCTCCATTTCAGTTGTATTTTCACAATAAAACACACCACAGCCTGGAGCAACCTTTTTTGGATCAGTCGTAATAGAGGCTAATATGTATTTCTCTAAATTCACTCTACCTCCCCCTCTCTTTCTATACGTTTACTTGGCATTCGAATAGCATTTTCTAACGTTGGAACGGCTCCAATAATCCGAATCGCTTTTTTTTCATTTTGTATTTGAGGTAAAACAAATACTGCCACCCTACCATCTTCTAAATCTCTTTTTGCTAACGGTACTAAGGCCGGAGTTCCTGAGTCTCGATAAACACCAAGAGCAGTGGTTACATCATATAAAATCGCTTGCCTTTGACCTAGGTTTGCTATAGTAGTTCTGGCATTAAAATTTTTAGGTGTTAAGATAAAGCCCATTCCGTATTTCAATACTTCCTTCTGCCGTTCTGGTAAGCCAATATTCATGATATAAATAGTATCAACATATAAACCAGAATCTTTAAACGTCGGCTTCGAGTATGTAATATCCACAATATCCTTTAATTTACCACCTGACATCAGTTTTTT from Niallia sp. FSL W8-0635 carries:
- a CDS encoding HU family DNA-binding protein, which gives rise to MNKTELINAVAEASELSKKDATKAVDAVFDTILNALKDGDKVQLIGFGNFEVRERAARKGRNPQTGEEIEIAASKVPAFKPGKALKDAVK
- a CDS encoding heptaprenyl diphosphate synthase component 1, which produces MAIQELLERVKIRVAEKTANHYLQKHIPNPNLDEQKLLLTISVLLQANIKKQDIITYATTITLIQIALDTHELVTNEKMHKGNERNRQLTVLAGDLYSGQYYKILAEMEDFKMLKFLAEGIKEVNENKIYFYHHNAKNIDQVIKSLKNIEGALIQKLVDFYHLDGWKALVEETVFLHRIRKEKELFYHTNTSMVVEAFCKYENNNHLIALNNKDAVLDKYIKESSSRVEELLENLPALQAEFRENVCQLLNVINKQQLYVEEG
- a CDS encoding demethylmenaquinone methyltransferase, with product MQEQQSKEEKVHNVFEKIYGNYDKMNSVISFQQHKLWRKDTMKRMNVPKGAMCLDVCCGTADWTISLAEQVGPNGQVIGLDFSENMLSIGKQKTTDYQNIQLIHGNAMELPFADNHFDFVTIGFGLRNVPDYLTVLKEMRRVVKPGGMVVCLETSQPTMPIFRQGYYLYFSYIMPLFGKLFAKSYKEYSWLQESARDFPGMKELATMFEEAGLKKVGYKPYFGGVAAVHFGYK
- a CDS encoding NAD(P)H-dependent glycerol-3-phosphate dehydrogenase, which codes for MKDKKSVAMIGAGSWGTALSLVLGDNGHSVRIWGKDEKTIAGINSLHVNSKYLPDITLPKEVVGTTSLEESVRDVDFIILAVPTKAMREVTSQLLPYINGPKTFVHVSKGIEPGTLMRISEILEEEIPENKRKSIVVLSGPSHAEEVSLRHPTTVTVSSKNMTEAELVQDLFINHNFRVYTNPDLIGVEIGGALKNIIAVCAGIADGLGFGDNAKAALITRGLAEMARLGTRMGANPLTFAGLTGIGDLIVTCTSVHSRNWRAGNMLGKGQKLEEVLDKMGMVVEGIRTTKAAQQLSEKYDVSMPITNALYQILFNGQDAKGAVESLMARGKTNEMEDLINILASQYIE
- a CDS encoding YIEGIA family protein, which codes for MSNFTYPILFGVIIGTALRMYMLRTDYRQYPTYLHGKIIHIALGFIAAGLGAVAIPAILNKDYTAVTFLTVAASQFREVRNMERNTLTELDSFEMVPRGKTYIEGIAIAFESRNYLVMFAGLISTFGYIAYNVWTGILAAIISVFVAKKLMSGGKLKDIVDITYSKPTFKDSGLYVDTIYIMNIGLPERQKEVLKYGMGFILTPKNFNARTTIANLGQRQAILYDVTTALGVYRDSGTPALVPLAKRDLEDGRVAVFVLPQIQNEKKAIRIIGAVPTLENAIRMPSKRIEREGEVE
- the spoIVA gene encoding stage IV sporulation protein A, with protein sequence MEKVNIFKDIAERTGGDIYLGVVGAVRTGKSTFIKKFMELVVIPNMENEGERTRTKDELPQSAAGKTIMTTEPKFVPNQAASIKVDDGLEVNIRLVDCVGYTVPGAQGYEDENGPRMINTPWYEEPIPFHEAAEIGTRKVIQEHSTIGVVITTDGTIGDIPRSNYLEAENRVIEELKEVGKPFIMIINSAQPYHPNTEALKNELSEKYDIPVIAMSVESMRETDVLNVMREALFEFPVLEVNVNLPSWVMVLRENHWLRDNYQEAVKETVKDIKRLRDVDRVVSQFSEYEFIENAGLAGIEMGQGIAEIDLFAPDELYDDILKEIVGVEIRGKDHLLELMQDFAHAKTEYDQISDALKMVKQTGYGIAAPSLVDMSLDEPEIIRQGSRFGVRLKAVAPSIHMIKVDVESEFAPIIGSEKQSEELVRYLMQDFEDDPLSIWNSDIFGRSLSSIVREGIQAKLSLMPENARYKLKETLERIINEGSGGLIAIIL
- the hepT gene encoding heptaprenyl diphosphate synthase component II; translation: MKLKMMYSFLNSDIEKIEEALEETVHANSIILRESSLHLLQAGGKRIRPIFVLLAGQFGNYDIHKIKKAAISLELIHMASLVHDDVIDDSDLRRGQPTIKAKWDNKVAMYTGDYIFARSIEIMSEINKPEAHRVLANTIVELCIGEIQQIEDKYRFDQNIKDYFRRIKRKTALLISASSLVGAIVSDVEEEYQQKLNKFGYYVGMSYQIIDDVLDFVGTEKELGKPAGGDLLQGNITLPVLFAMEKEEVRKQVMTVHEDMGKKELTEVIASIKNTDAIDRSLHISDMYLNKALHTIRDLPNGKAKSALINIAKYLGKRKF
- the der gene encoding ribosome biogenesis GTPase Der — its product is MAKPVIAIVGRPNVGKSTIFNRIVGERISIVEDIPGVTRDRIYSSAEWLNHDFNLIDTGGIDIGDEPFLDQIRMQAEIAIEEADVIIFITNGREGVTSADEEVAKILYKAKKPVVLAVNKVDNPDMRDQIYDFYALGFGEPFPISGSHGLGLGDLLDEAAKHFPKRDTKDYDDDVIKFSLIGRPNVGKSSLVNAMLGEDRVIVSNVAGTTRDAIDSEVTVNGEEFVIIDTAGMRKKGKVYESTEKYSVLRALRAIERSDVVLVVIDGEEGIIEQDKKIAGYAHEAGRAIIIVVNKWDAVEKDEKTMKTFEQNIREHFLFLDYAPIVFLSAKTKKRIHTLIPMIKVASENHTRRVETSVLNDVIMDAVAMNPTPTDKGKRLKIYYTTQVAVGPPTFVVFVNDPELLHFSYERFLENRIRDAFGFEGTPIKIFARERK
- a CDS encoding capping complex subunit for YIEGIA codes for the protein MNLEKYILASITTDPKKVAPGCGVFYCENTTEMEKVATNLEAILDGIAHKIGEEVYIIVKH